The Coccidioides posadasii str. Silveira chromosome 2, complete sequence genomic interval GGATTACCGTGCGCTTTACCTCTCCGGGGAACTTACCCCCATAGCTGTAGTCGACGCGCTTCTTCCATTAATTCGTCGAGATGTCTCACCAGCGGGTGAACATTCGATTGCGTTTTTGCAATCAAAAGTCGATCTGATTCGTGCAGCTGCGGAGGCCTCGACAGCAAGATACAAAAATGGAACTTCGTTGGGTCCGATGGATGGTGTTCCGGTCGCCGTTAAAGATGAGGTCGATATAGATGGCTACAAAAGGACTGTGGGAACGAAATTGGACTACACCAACAAGTCGGGCGGGACGTCCTGGTGTGTTAAGAAATGGGAAGAGGCTGGCGCCATCGTGATCGGGAAGACGACTATGCATGAGTTGGGGCTTGGTGAGTGGCTACTACACGCGATGGTGTTGTATATGGCGGCTTATGAGGAATTTCCACAGATACATCCAATAACAATCCAAACTTTGGGACCCCCAGGAACCCTCACAATCCAAATTATTACACAGGAGGTTCTTCAGGAGGCTCTGGCTATGCAGTTGGTGCCGGCATCGTGCCCATTGCCCTTGGTGCCGATGGCGGTGGTTCAATTCGTATTCCATCAAGCTTTTGCGGAATATACGGCTTGAAGACGACCCACGGGCGTGTATCCGGATCTCCAACCCGTGGGCTCGCTACCACCACTGGTGTCTTCGGGCCTATGACCAGCAGTCTTGATGACCTCGATATGTCCTATCGCATCATGTCGAGTCCAGACCCCGACCATGTTACGTCCTCTAGTTTTCCTGATCCAGCCTCGGCCACAGCCGCGACCGCTCGCCCAAAGATCATTGGAGTTTATCAGGCATGGGTCAAACGGTCCGATCCCGctgttctttctctctttaaCCGAGCAATGGACTACTACCGCACCCAGCAAAACTATGAAATTATCGACATCACCATCCCTTATATCCCACAGGGCCAGAAGGCCCATGCGCTTACCATTCTCTCCGAGATAGCTTCCGGAATTTCGAAGGAAGAAATTTCCCAACTATCTGCTCCCAACAGGGTGCTCGTTTCCAGTGGAAACTCTCAGGTGTCCGCGCGGGATTTCTTCGCAGCACAGAAGTTGCGCAGCCTACTAATGTCCCATCTCGCATTCCTGTTCAAGAAATATCCAGGAATGGTCATCGCCACGCCCACATTGCCCATTGCAGGGTGGCAAATCAGCCCCGGCGGAGCTGACCTAACCCACGGCGTCAGCGATGTCAATACTTCGCTGCGTACGATGGAGTACGTCTACTTGGCCAACTTTTCCGGTTGCCCGGCCATTTCCTGCCCTATGGGATACGCCGAAGACTCCAAGTTACCTGTGGGTATTATGGGAATGAGCGAATGGGGTAGCGAGTGGGCGCTGATTGAGTGGGGTCGCGATGGTGAAGGGATGCTGGATACCGACGAGGATGTTTCTGTCGATAGTAATGGCACTGCGAATGGTGGTGAAGCAGCTGTTGTGGTGAGCAAAGGCCTGAGAACACCCTCTGTACAAAGCGGAGGGAAGTGGGTCGATGCGATCGGATTGGCGAAGAATAACAATGTTGGCGGTAATCCGTGAGGTTGAGTTGGCGGACCTACCCTTTTCTCACGATTGGTCCACCTTTGCGAGATATAAATGATATGCGGATGGGATTATCATATTTTGTAGATGCGCGATATAATAATTAATGCTCTCGAGTGGCAGACAGAATTCCCTCCTTGCTCTCATAGAGTAGCCGACAAGGACGTCGATGATATTTCCTTTCATTCTCAGTATAGACAGCCAATTTTGCAAGTATACCAATTTATTCAATACATATCTAACCAACCCCCGAGATAACCAGAAAGCAGAGAGCAACGACAAAGacaagaaaaaataaagactGGTCGTCTGACTCATAATACCGCGCTCCGAATTCTGATTTACCCAACCCATGTCATGTTCCACACCTCCTCTCCATCAATTAAAACAATCGTGACGGGCTGATGTATCCCCCTTGCATCAACAATAAGAgctccctctctctttttcctgCGATTGGGATGCCGGGGACTTGGGTGTATTGCACATGTCTCCAGACATCAGTAGCACACCTTATAAAAAACACCAGCAGCTTACGCACATCTAGTAGGAGAATCAGTCGAGCACGACAATACCCGTCACAGCGGAGATCTTGTTTGTATTTGT includes:
- a CDS encoding uncharacterized protein (EggNog:ENOG410PJW5~COG:J), with the protein product MAVEAKLPPSYQYPTPIEGPNVPYKNEGASNPVLRGRLLQIGASLVQSSNFIQSILWKNAGFSVLHTIKELEDYEPRYDPTVFPSTNYTAQTVPSSAVPRSAKRQGGYYTAADYRALYLSGELTPIAVVDALLPLIRRDVSPAGEHSIAFLQSKVDLIRAAAEASTARYKNGTSLGPMDGVPVAVKDEVDIDGYKRTVGTKLDYTNKSGGTSWCVKKWEEAGAIVIGKTTMHELGLDTSNNNPNFGTPRNPHNPNYYTGGSSGGSGYAVGAGIVPIALGADGGGSIRIPSSFCGIYGLKTTHGRVSGSPTRGLATTTGVFGPMTSSLDDLDMSYRIMSSPDPDHVTSSSFPDPASATAATARPKIIGVYQAWVKRSDPAVLSLFNRAMDYYRTQQNYEIIDITIPYIPQGQKAHALTILSEIASGISKEEISQLSAPNRVLVSSGNSQVSARDFFAAQKLRSLLMSHLAFLFKKYPGMVIATPTLPIAGWQISPGGADLTHGVSDVNTSLRTMEYVYLANFSGCPAISCPMGYAEDSKLPVGIMGMSEWGSEWALIEWGRDGEGMLDTDEDVSVDSNGTANGGEAAVVVSKGLRTPSVQSGGKWVDAIGLAKNNNVGGNP